Proteins from a single region of Penaeus monodon isolate SGIC_2016 chromosome 29, NSTDA_Pmon_1, whole genome shotgun sequence:
- the LOC119591696 gene encoding uncharacterized protein LOC119591696, whose product MLDSTVYRKLSKKERTVLTRFCALHQIPVISREAVNHHMGDAPELLIRNDLGRRFASEEHELSYPASLRAFHGFLLEAKKLQALGEAQGIRRLVGICLQMPCLVIHTASQGTKRPLQEEAAQAPAGKRARLDTC is encoded by the coding sequence ATGCTTGACTCGACGGTTTACAGAAAGCTGAGCAAGAAGGAACGCACTGTCTTGACCCGGTTCTGCGCCCTGCACCAGATTCCTGTCATATCCCGCGAGGCCGTCAACCACCACATGGGCGACGCGCCCGAGCTGCTCATCAGGAACGACCTCGGCAGAAGGTTCGCGAGCGAGGAACACGAGCTCTCGTACCCGGCCAGTCTGAGGGCGTTCCACGGCTTCCTGCTGGAGGCCAAGAAACTGCAAGCGCTTGGGGAAGCACAGGGCATCCGGCGCCTCGTGGGCATCTGCCTCCAAATGCCGTGCCTCGTGATCCACACCGCCTCCCAAGGGACCAAGCGCCCCCTCCAGGAAGAGGCCGCCCAAGCACCTGCAGGCAAGCGCGCCCGCCTGGACACGTGCTGA